The proteins below come from a single Desulfovibrio inopinatus DSM 10711 genomic window:
- a CDS encoding PhoH family protein: MTQRIQKKNYVLDTNVLIENPQSILTLQNGAENNIYIPYHVLMELEGLKKTPKLRHIVANVVNLLLEHKDTIQFLRTDNVASHFADIVDNYILDEITSSDEIEDPILVTNDRILQLQASLRDIKSEELRDSRPFESESQLFTGFVEKEDERVPNCFSWLEGKPVFHGPETDKVIGYQNEVWNVKPRTVYQNLALELILTEHIDLVSIQSDAGFGKTFLALASALYLMLEKKQFDKIYVVKPTIEIGAKLGFLPGDVTEKLEPYVKYIYSLLGKLHTVRKANKVFINPNDDVPKLNPKKFEILPLTFVRGMNIENAIVIVDETQNLSRSEVRALLTRMGEGVKCLCLGDTSQVDNVYLNAQNNGLNWIVRKFKGFNNYGHIVLKGDKSRGPITDMVLKSKL, translated from the coding sequence ATGACACAACGAATCCAAAAGAAGAACTATGTTCTCGACACCAATGTCCTTATTGAGAATCCTCAAAGCATCCTGACGCTACAAAATGGTGCGGAAAATAATATTTACATTCCGTATCACGTCCTCATGGAACTCGAGGGACTCAAGAAAACGCCAAAATTGCGACACATTGTCGCCAATGTTGTCAACTTGCTTTTGGAGCATAAAGACACCATCCAATTTCTTCGCACTGACAACGTTGCGTCGCATTTCGCGGATATTGTCGATAACTATATTCTTGATGAAATAACGTCCTCTGACGAAATTGAAGACCCCATTCTTGTAACGAATGATCGTATTCTGCAACTTCAAGCAAGTTTGCGGGATATCAAAAGTGAAGAATTACGAGATTCCAGGCCGTTTGAATCCGAATCGCAACTTTTTACGGGGTTTGTTGAAAAGGAAGATGAACGTGTTCCCAACTGTTTTAGTTGGTTAGAAGGAAAACCCGTTTTTCATGGACCGGAAACAGACAAGGTCATTGGCTATCAAAACGAAGTCTGGAATGTGAAGCCACGTACGGTGTATCAAAACCTTGCCTTGGAACTCATCCTGACCGAGCACATTGACCTCGTCTCCATACAAAGCGATGCAGGCTTCGGCAAAACGTTCCTTGCTTTGGCGTCCGCCCTCTATCTTATGTTGGAAAAAAAGCAGTTTGATAAAATTTATGTCGTCAAACCAACGATTGAAATCGGCGCAAAACTCGGTTTTCTCCCTGGCGATGTCACCGAGAAGCTTGAACCTTATGTCAAATATATCTACAGCTTACTCGGAAAACTCCATACTGTGCGAAAAGCGAATAAAGTCTTCATCAATCCGAATGATGATGTTCCCAAACTGAATCCCAAGAAATTTGAAATCCTTCCTCTCACGTTTGTTCGCGGCATGAACATCGAGAACGCTATTGTTATTGTCGATGAAACGCAAAACCTCTCCCGTTCTGAAGTACGAGCACTGCTGACAAGAATGGGAGAAGGCGTAAAATGTCTATGCCTCGGCGATACATCACAAGTCGACAATGTATACCTCAACGCTCAAAACAATGGTTTGAATTGGATTGTGAGAAAGTTCAAAGGGTTTAACAATTATGGCCATATTGTACTTAAAGGCGATAAATCTCGTGGTCCAATCACCGATATGGTGCTGAAGTCAAAACTCTAA
- the pstA gene encoding phosphate ABC transporter permease PstA, translating to MLTIHPGFQARRLLSQRIVWWILRAAAIINGLALLVICSFLLYYGLPAINFEFLTQAPRDSMTAGGIFPCILGTVILSIGSMIVAFPLGVASAVYLKEYARPGKVVRVIRLGINNLAGVPSVVFGLFGLAFFVTMFEFGVSILSGVLTLAILILPVIIGTAEEALKSVPQTYREASLGLGATKWQTIRLVVLPAALPGMLTGAILGLSRAAGETAAIMFTAAVYYSPNLPSSILDDVMALPYHIYVLATAGTEIDKTRPLQYGTALVLIALVFGMNMFAIWYRAKLQKRY from the coding sequence ATGCTGACTATTCATCCCGGTTTTCAAGCCAGACGACTGCTGTCACAACGCATTGTGTGGTGGATTCTGCGTGCGGCTGCCATCATCAACGGGCTAGCGCTTCTCGTTATTTGCTCCTTTTTGCTCTATTATGGGTTACCGGCAATTAATTTTGAATTCTTGACCCAAGCTCCGCGTGATTCCATGACGGCAGGGGGAATTTTCCCCTGTATTCTGGGAACGGTTATCCTTAGTATTGGTTCAATGATTGTCGCATTTCCATTAGGCGTTGCATCAGCAGTATACCTCAAGGAGTACGCCCGACCTGGCAAAGTCGTTCGTGTTATCCGTCTCGGCATCAATAACTTGGCTGGTGTCCCTTCGGTGGTTTTTGGACTGTTCGGACTCGCGTTTTTCGTCACGATGTTTGAATTTGGCGTCAGTATCCTCTCGGGGGTATTGACCCTGGCCATTCTTATTTTGCCCGTTATTATCGGCACCGCTGAAGAAGCGCTCAAGTCTGTGCCGCAAACGTATCGTGAAGCCTCGCTTGGATTAGGCGCGACGAAATGGCAAACCATCCGACTTGTCGTGTTACCCGCGGCTCTGCCCGGCATGTTGACCGGAGCAATTCTTGGGTTGTCCCGTGCAGCCGGAGAAACTGCGGCCATAATGTTTACAGCAGCGGTCTACTATTCGCCGAATCTGCCATCATCAATTTTGGATGACGTCATGGCGCTGCCTTATCACATCTACGTTTTAGCCACGGCCGGCACAGAGATCGACAAAACACGCCCTCTGCAATACGGCACAGCGCTTGTGCTCATAGCCTTGGTCTTCGGTATGAACATGTTTGCCATCTGGTATCGGGCGAAATTGCAAAAACGCTATTAA
- the pstC gene encoding phosphate ABC transporter permease subunit PstC produces the protein MAWSRKQKDDFIRNVFFVTAISSIVALALIMIYLFIEGLPIFKVTSVTDFLFGNYWYPTDDPPDFGIFPLIMASIAVTAVSSMIAIPLGVLTAVYMAEITTRKVRGIIKPIVELLAALPSVVIGFFGMVIVAPFLQQTFDLNTGLNLFNASIMLAFMSVPTICSVSEDAIYSVPRELKEASLALGATHCQTIFRVVLPASLSGISTAVILGMSRAIGETMVVLMVAGGAALIPTSLFDPVRPMPASIAAEMAEAPFRGNHYHALFAIGMVLFVFTLVFNIVADYVSEKHKQVGASTL, from the coding sequence ATGGCTTGGTCACGCAAGCAAAAAGACGATTTCATTCGCAATGTTTTCTTCGTCACCGCCATTTCTTCCATCGTGGCGCTGGCACTCATCATGATTTACTTATTCATCGAAGGCCTGCCCATTTTCAAAGTGACTTCGGTTACAGACTTTCTCTTCGGAAATTATTGGTATCCCACGGACGATCCGCCGGACTTCGGCATATTTCCGCTGATTATGGCATCCATCGCTGTTACAGCTGTATCTTCAATGATTGCCATTCCTCTGGGAGTGTTGACGGCCGTCTATATGGCCGAAATTACGACCCGTAAAGTGCGTGGTATTATTAAGCCTATTGTCGAATTGCTTGCTGCCCTTCCCTCCGTTGTCATCGGGTTCTTTGGAATGGTCATTGTAGCTCCGTTCCTTCAGCAAACATTTGATCTCAATACAGGGTTAAACTTGTTCAATGCCTCCATCATGCTTGCGTTTATGTCTGTCCCCACGATTTGCAGTGTTTCCGAAGATGCGATTTACAGCGTCCCTCGCGAACTCAAAGAAGCATCGCTCGCTCTTGGCGCAACTCACTGTCAGACAATTTTCCGAGTTGTGCTGCCGGCGTCGTTATCCGGCATTTCTACAGCCGTCATTTTGGGAATGTCTCGGGCCATTGGCGAAACAATGGTTGTCCTCATGGTCGCTGGTGGCGCTGCGCTGATCCCCACATCGCTGTTCGACCCGGTTCGCCCCATGCCGGCCAGTATTGCCGCGGAAATGGCAGAAGCACCATTTCGTGGCAATCATTATCACGCGCTGTTCGCCATTGGTATGGTCCTTTTTGTCTTCACGCTCGTTTTCAACATCGTCGCCGATTATGTGTCTGAAAAGCACAAACAGGTCGGCGCTTCCACTCTGTAA
- a CDS encoding PstS family phosphate ABC transporter substrate-binding protein: protein MKKILALFAAAMLLASTAFAETKIEVKGSTTVLPIMQKLVEAYMKKNPDVKITVSGGGSGNGVKAIIDGTTDLAMSSRHMKDKEVKLAADKGVKANPIIIAIDAIIPIVNPANKVKGATIEQLRDIYMGKITNWKELGGDDESIVVISRDTSSGTYEAWQELVMGKGNRVFPGALLQASSGAVLQAIGKNKKAIGYDGYGYVNETVKGLEVNGVPGNPGTAAAGKYAISRPLFIITNGEPQGTLKGFVDFIMDPATGQKIVAEEGAVPVKK, encoded by the coding sequence ATGAAAAAGATTCTTGCTCTTTTCGCTGCTGCCATGTTGCTGGCCAGCACGGCTTTTGCTGAAACAAAAATCGAAGTGAAAGGTTCCACCACGGTTCTGCCCATCATGCAAAAGCTCGTTGAAGCTTACATGAAAAAAAATCCCGACGTGAAAATCACGGTTTCGGGCGGTGGTTCGGGCAACGGTGTGAAAGCCATCATCGACGGCACCACCGACCTCGCCATGAGCTCGCGCCACATGAAAGATAAAGAAGTCAAGCTGGCTGCTGACAAAGGCGTGAAAGCCAACCCGATCATCATCGCCATTGACGCCATCATCCCCATCGTTAACCCCGCCAATAAAGTGAAAGGTGCCACCATCGAACAGCTGCGTGACATCTACATGGGTAAAATCACCAACTGGAAAGAACTCGGTGGCGACGACGAATCCATCGTTGTCATTTCTCGCGACACCTCCTCCGGCACCTATGAAGCCTGGCAGGAACTCGTGATGGGCAAAGGCAATCGCGTTTTCCCTGGCGCTTTGCTCCAGGCCTCTTCCGGTGCTGTTCTGCAGGCCATTGGTAAAAACAAGAAAGCCATCGGTTATGACGGTTACGGTTATGTCAACGAAACCGTGAAAGGCCTCGAAGTCAACGGTGTCCCCGGCAACCCCGGTACCGCTGCTGCTGGCAAATACGCCATCTCCCGCCCCCTCTTCATCATCACCAATGGTGAACCTCAGGGTACTCTGAAGGGCTTTGTTGACTTCATCATGGATCCCGCCACCGGCCAGAAGATTGTTGCCGAAGAAGGCGCTGTTCCCGTCAAAAAATAA
- the hcp gene encoding hydroxylamine reductase — MFCYQCEQTAKGTGCTKVGVCGKSDEVSALQDELVYVLKGLSQIAVPARENDIDMADVDAFTHQAMFSTLTNVNFDPERFPGLVKKAVELREGLKKALDAKGVTYPTDGPAATDPSATVDAVKKEGEIHGVLEGKTPEGEDDIHSLKQTVIYGIKGICAYADHAQILGKTDPSIAAYVHKALAATLRTDLSLEDWVGLALEAGQVNLRTMELLDEANTSAYGHPVPTSVPLGHKKGKAILVSGHDLKDLHDLLEQTKDKGVFIYTHGEMLPTHGYPELKKYDHFYGHYGTAWQNQQQEFGEFPGAILMTTNCIQRPQAKYQDNIFTTGLVGWPGVNHVKNGDFGPVIEKALAMPGFDADEEKGSVLVGFGHNAVMGVADKVIDAVKSGAIKHFFLVAGCDGAKPGRNYYTEFVEKAPKDTVILTLACGKFRFFDKQLGDIGGIPRLLDIGQCNDAYSAIQIAVALAKAFDTDVNSLPLSLVLSWYEQKAVAILLTLLALGIKNIRLGPSLPAFLTPNVLNFLVANYNIKPITTPDDDLKEILG; from the coding sequence ATGTTTTGCTACCAATGTGAACAGACTGCGAAGGGAACCGGTTGCACCAAAGTTGGTGTGTGCGGTAAATCAGATGAAGTCTCCGCGTTGCAGGACGAGTTGGTGTATGTGCTGAAAGGTTTGTCGCAAATTGCCGTTCCTGCACGGGAAAACGATATTGATATGGCTGATGTCGACGCATTTACGCATCAAGCTATGTTCTCCACGTTGACCAACGTCAACTTCGACCCTGAACGCTTTCCCGGCCTGGTCAAAAAAGCTGTGGAACTGCGTGAAGGGCTGAAAAAAGCTCTCGACGCCAAAGGCGTGACCTACCCGACTGACGGACCTGCAGCGACCGATCCGAGCGCTACGGTGGACGCCGTGAAAAAGGAAGGCGAAATCCATGGGGTACTCGAAGGAAAGACCCCTGAAGGCGAAGACGATATCCATAGTCTTAAGCAGACCGTGATTTATGGCATCAAGGGGATTTGTGCGTATGCCGATCATGCACAAATTTTGGGCAAAACCGATCCGTCGATTGCGGCATACGTCCACAAGGCTTTGGCTGCGACATTGAGGACCGATCTCAGCCTGGAAGATTGGGTTGGTCTGGCACTGGAAGCCGGTCAGGTGAACCTGCGTACCATGGAATTGCTTGATGAAGCCAATACCTCGGCGTATGGGCATCCTGTCCCGACGAGCGTTCCTCTGGGTCACAAGAAAGGTAAGGCCATTCTTGTTTCCGGCCACGATCTCAAAGATTTGCACGATCTTCTTGAGCAAACCAAAGACAAAGGCGTCTTTATTTACACTCATGGGGAAATGTTGCCCACGCATGGCTATCCTGAGCTGAAGAAGTACGACCATTTTTATGGGCATTACGGTACAGCCTGGCAAAATCAGCAGCAGGAGTTCGGTGAGTTCCCCGGCGCCATTCTCATGACGACCAACTGCATTCAGAGGCCTCAAGCCAAATATCAGGATAATATCTTTACGACCGGTCTTGTTGGTTGGCCTGGTGTGAACCATGTCAAAAACGGTGATTTCGGTCCGGTGATCGAAAAAGCTTTGGCTATGCCTGGATTCGACGCTGACGAAGAAAAAGGAAGTGTCCTGGTTGGTTTTGGTCACAATGCTGTCATGGGTGTGGCCGATAAGGTCATCGACGCCGTCAAATCGGGTGCTATCAAGCACTTTTTCCTCGTTGCCGGTTGTGATGGTGCCAAGCCCGGACGGAACTACTACACTGAATTCGTAGAAAAGGCTCCGAAGGATACTGTTATCTTGACGCTGGCCTGCGGGAAGTTCCGCTTTTTTGACAAGCAACTCGGCGATATCGGCGGCATTCCTCGTCTGCTCGATATCGGACAATGTAACGATGCCTACTCGGCGATTCAGATTGCCGTTGCCTTGGCGAAAGCCTTCGATACCGACGTCAACAGCCTGCCGCTGTCGCTCGTATTGTCCTGGTACGAACAAAAAGCGGTGGCTATTCTGTTGACCTTGTTGGCGCTGGGTATCAAGAATATTCGCCTCGGACCCTCTTTGCCCGCGTTCTTGACGCCGAATGTCCTGAACTTCCTTGTGGCAAACTATAATATCAAACCGATTACCACTCCTGACGACGATCTCAAGGAGATTCTTGGATAA
- a CDS encoding trypsin-like peptidase domain-containing protein — MQTRFLFVVVIMACALVGACTTRPSATKPAMPQHATISSPSKQRIETKAPHFVELPDFTEIVQRVGPAVVNVSSERTIEPRRSQYFQVPKGSPFEDFFREFDQFFPQSPVKKQSLGSGFVMSPHGHIVTNAHVVSGASTIAVNLQLPNGEEESYPARVVATQPDVDLAVLKIDTGRPLPYLHLGDSSRIRTGEWVLAIGNPFSLSHTVTVGIVSATGRNIGGPLGDIIQTDAAINPGNSGGPLLDLHGDVIGINTAIVATGQGIGFAIPSNTAKRLIAQYQ; from the coding sequence ATGCAAACACGATTCCTCTTTGTCGTTGTCATTATGGCATGTGCATTAGTCGGCGCATGCACGACCAGACCATCAGCGACAAAACCCGCAATGCCACAACACGCGACAATCTCCTCCCCATCAAAACAACGAATCGAGACGAAAGCCCCGCACTTTGTCGAATTGCCTGATTTTACGGAAATTGTGCAACGAGTTGGTCCGGCCGTCGTGAACGTCAGCAGTGAACGCACGATCGAGCCTCGACGTTCACAGTATTTTCAAGTTCCCAAAGGATCACCTTTTGAAGATTTCTTTCGAGAATTTGATCAATTCTTTCCCCAAAGCCCTGTAAAGAAACAATCTCTTGGCTCCGGTTTCGTTATGAGTCCTCATGGACATATTGTCACCAATGCACACGTCGTCAGCGGAGCAAGCACCATTGCAGTGAATTTGCAATTACCCAATGGAGAAGAAGAGTCCTATCCTGCTCGCGTTGTTGCAACACAACCCGATGTAGACTTGGCTGTCCTGAAAATCGATACCGGTCGACCGCTGCCCTATCTCCATCTTGGCGATTCTTCACGCATTCGAACGGGAGAATGGGTACTTGCTATTGGCAATCCTTTTTCTTTAAGCCATACCGTAACCGTCGGCATTGTCAGTGCAACCGGTCGCAATATCGGAGGCCCCTTGGGCGATATAATCCAAACCGATGCGGCCATTAACCCCGGTAACAGCGGAGGCCCGCTGCTTGATCTGCACGGCGACGTCATCGGTATCAACACGGCCATTGTTGCCACGGGACAAGGAATCGGGTTTGCCATTCCAAGCAATACGGCCAAGCGGCTTATCGCTCAATATCAATAA